Proteins encoded within one genomic window of Dyadobacter chenhuakuii:
- a CDS encoding ThuA domain-containing protein — translation MKSLKIKLAAACSLALIWLFYSGMTVRTQPAPAKVLVFSKTKGWHHSSIPFGIKAIQKLSAENQFVADTTTNSNAFTDENLKNYAAVIWLNITGNVLNGEQQAAFERYIQAGGGYVGVHAAADTEYDWPWYGKLMGAHFTSHPHNPNVRKATVQVLDKTHPATSKLPERWEREDEWYNYRSFYSGIKVLAELDENSYDGGTNGAKHPISWYHTFDGGRAFYTGNGHTDESYGDPAFLGHLLGGIQYAIGKNAPLDYKKAYAKVTPEQNRFVKTILTNDLNSPMELAVAPDGKVYFTELFGNLSVFDPKTGKSTLIHKFPITNMGGTGLIGIALDPAFDKNRQLFLYYAPEGLTEENLAFQLSRFTLSQYNQLDLASEKILLKVPVQKNSGSHHGGSLAWDKEGNLYISTGDSSTPFPSGGYSPMDERPEKEFYSQDSQRSAGNTNDFKGKILRIHPEPDGSYSIPRGNLFAKGTAKTLPEIFVMGCRNPYRIAINPKTSVLYWGEIGPDAGKDGVQGPRGYDEFNQAKKAGNYGWPYFSGNNAAYVKWDFATKTAGPKFDPAAPVNNSPNNTGLNQLPPAVSAMIWYPYAASEEFPELGVGGRSAMAGDFYTFNSKTTNPGKFPDYYDGALFVFDWMRNWVMALRFDENENYVRSEPFMAANGDFRRPIDLSFGADGGMYMLEYGSVYGADNDDARLVKIEYNTGNRPPLAQAYIVDSAREAYVDKTVFLTSERRNFPMARQTSGQPPLRVSFSSRGSKDLDDDDDITYQWLFDGKTVGSTKANASYTYKKLGVFNAILRVTDKSGLVSADTLVVRVGNSKPAVKIAGAANKSFFWDDKPFPYAVNVKDKEDVKIDPKLVKVLMSYNPQPESQQNLIPESADALLQEPTPLGKTLMAGSDCRACHTIDQPSVGPTFTDIAKRYKTKAGSTEALAAKIINGGGGNWGKEHIMSAHPQLSTQDAQEMVRYIFSVTDEKKSRVALPLQGQASLTEHTKNDQKGQYTIVASYQDKGGKTVGPLTGIDVVKLRNANVKPAFADAFTGFSRFRDNLSQGGHKSFILLKNIDMTGIKQFVYEYASSGQQGSIQVRMDSQAGPVISSVTFGPTGSWDTMQKVTGTLEKAISGRHDIYFFAIKPDKPNDEILKLTNIRFEQ, via the coding sequence ATGAAGTCTCTTAAAATAAAATTGGCTGCTGCCTGCTCACTGGCGCTGATCTGGCTGTTTTACTCAGGCATGACAGTCAGAACGCAGCCGGCTCCGGCAAAAGTACTTGTTTTTTCAAAAACCAAAGGATGGCATCACTCCTCGATTCCGTTTGGGATTAAAGCCATTCAAAAACTAAGTGCGGAAAATCAGTTTGTGGCAGATACAACCACCAATTCCAATGCATTCACGGATGAAAACTTGAAAAATTATGCCGCCGTGATCTGGCTGAACATCACGGGCAATGTGCTGAATGGTGAGCAACAGGCTGCATTTGAGCGTTACATTCAGGCGGGTGGGGGTTACGTGGGTGTGCATGCGGCGGCGGATACGGAATACGACTGGCCGTGGTATGGCAAACTTATGGGCGCACATTTCACAAGCCATCCGCACAATCCCAATGTAAGAAAAGCAACGGTTCAGGTTTTGGATAAAACACATCCTGCCACTTCCAAACTGCCCGAACGCTGGGAGCGGGAAGATGAATGGTACAATTACCGGTCGTTTTATTCGGGGATCAAAGTGCTGGCTGAGCTGGACGAAAACTCCTACGACGGCGGCACCAATGGCGCAAAGCATCCGATTTCCTGGTATCACACTTTCGATGGTGGCCGCGCTTTTTACACCGGCAACGGGCATACGGATGAGAGTTACGGCGATCCTGCATTTCTGGGCCATTTGCTCGGAGGGATTCAATATGCGATCGGTAAAAATGCGCCTTTGGATTACAAAAAGGCTTATGCCAAAGTGACGCCCGAGCAAAACCGATTCGTAAAAACAATCCTAACTAATGACCTGAATTCCCCGATGGAGCTCGCTGTGGCGCCGGATGGCAAGGTCTATTTTACCGAGCTTTTCGGAAATCTTTCCGTTTTTGATCCCAAAACTGGAAAATCCACGCTAATCCACAAATTCCCGATCACCAATATGGGTGGCACGGGACTGATCGGCATTGCACTGGACCCTGCTTTTGACAAAAATCGCCAGCTTTTTCTGTACTATGCCCCGGAAGGTTTGACCGAAGAAAACCTGGCGTTCCAGCTTTCAAGGTTTACATTAAGTCAGTATAATCAGCTTGATCTGGCTTCTGAAAAAATACTTTTAAAAGTCCCCGTCCAGAAAAACAGCGGTTCGCATCATGGCGGTTCGCTGGCTTGGGACAAGGAAGGAAATCTGTACATTTCCACGGGCGATAGCTCCACGCCATTTCCGTCGGGCGGTTATTCGCCTATGGATGAGCGGCCGGAAAAGGAATTTTATAGTCAGGATTCGCAGCGTTCGGCGGGTAATACCAATGATTTCAAAGGGAAAATCCTGCGCATTCATCCCGAGCCGGATGGCTCTTACAGCATTCCTAGAGGCAATTTGTTCGCCAAAGGAACGGCAAAGACGCTGCCTGAAATTTTCGTGATGGGCTGCCGAAACCCTTACCGCATTGCCATTAACCCGAAGACTTCGGTTTTGTATTGGGGAGAGATCGGGCCGGATGCGGGAAAGGATGGCGTGCAGGGCCCGCGGGGTTATGATGAATTTAACCAGGCCAAAAAAGCCGGGAATTACGGCTGGCCTTATTTTTCAGGCAACAATGCAGCTTATGTAAAATGGGATTTCGCAACCAAAACGGCCGGGCCCAAATTCGATCCAGCTGCGCCCGTTAACAATTCGCCCAATAACACCGGTCTGAACCAATTACCGCCAGCAGTTTCTGCGATGATCTGGTATCCTTACGCAGCCTCGGAAGAATTTCCCGAACTCGGCGTGGGCGGACGAAGCGCAATGGCGGGTGATTTTTATACATTTAATTCAAAGACAACCAACCCCGGCAAATTTCCCGATTACTACGACGGCGCACTTTTCGTCTTCGACTGGATGCGTAACTGGGTGATGGCATTACGGTTTGATGAAAATGAAAATTACGTGAGAAGTGAGCCTTTTATGGCTGCAAACGGTGATTTTCGTCGTCCTATTGATCTATCATTCGGTGCGGATGGCGGAATGTATATGCTGGAATATGGTTCTGTTTATGGCGCTGATAATGATGATGCAAGACTGGTCAAAATCGAGTACAACACAGGAAACCGCCCACCGCTCGCACAAGCCTACATCGTGGATTCGGCGCGGGAGGCTTATGTCGACAAAACCGTCTTCCTGACTTCCGAGCGAAGAAATTTCCCAATGGCCAGACAAACCAGTGGCCAGCCGCCGTTGCGCGTTTCGTTCAGCAGCCGTGGAAGCAAGGACCTGGATGACGACGATGACATTACTTACCAATGGCTTTTTGATGGCAAAACCGTGGGAAGCACCAAGGCTAATGCAAGTTATACTTACAAAAAACTGGGTGTTTTCAATGCTATTTTACGGGTAACAGATAAATCCGGGCTTGTGAGTGCAGATACGCTCGTGGTGCGGGTTGGGAATAGCAAACCTGCGGTGAAGATTGCGGGCGCTGCCAACAAGTCATTCTTTTGGGATGATAAACCTTTTCCCTATGCGGTTAATGTGAAGGATAAGGAAGATGTGAAAATTGATCCAAAACTGGTCAAAGTGCTGATGAGCTACAATCCGCAACCTGAATCACAACAAAATCTGATCCCGGAAAGCGCGGATGCATTGTTACAGGAACCCACGCCATTGGGAAAAACATTAATGGCCGGCAGCGATTGCCGCGCTTGTCATACGATCGATCAGCCGTCGGTCGGCCCGACATTTACGGACATTGCCAAAAGATATAAGACAAAAGCCGGTTCGACCGAAGCACTTGCGGCCAAGATTATCAATGGCGGCGGCGGAAACTGGGGTAAGGAGCACATTATGAGCGCACATCCGCAGCTTTCTACGCAGGATGCGCAGGAAATGGTGCGTTACATTTTTTCTGTGACCGATGAGAAAAAGAGCCGCGTCGCATTGCCGCTGCAAGGACAAGCCAGTCTGACTGAGCACACGAAGAATGATCAGAAAGGGCAATACACCATTGTTGCTTCTTATCAGGACAAAGGTGGAAAAACGGTGGGGCCACTAACCGGAATCGACGTTGTAAAACTCAGGAATGCCAATGTAAAACCTGCTTTTGCAGATGCTTTCACGGGTTTTTCCCGCTTCCGAGACAATCTTTCACAAGGCGGACACAAGTCATTTATTTTGTTAAAAAACATTGATATGACGGGCATTAAGCAGTTTGTTTATGAATATGCGTCGTCGGGGCAGCAAGGAAGCATTCAGGTTCGGATGGATTCGCAGGCGGGGCCGGTGATCAGCTCGGTTACATTCGGGCCGACGGGCTCGTGGGATACCATGCAAAAAGTGACGGGAACATTAGAGAAGGCCATTAGCGGAAGGCACGACATTTATTTTTTCGCCATCAAGCCTGATAAGCCGAATGATGAAATCTTAAAACTGACCAATATCCGATTCGAGCAATAA
- a CDS encoding ThuA domain-containing protein, translated as MSKIFTLLLFLTLGFSMACVAKSRPKVLIFSKTLRYYHESIPNGIQAIMKLGKANGFDVDTTKDAGFFTDKTLKKYAAVIWLSTTGDVLNATQQEAFERYIRAGGGYVGIHSASASEKEWPWFGQLTGAVFVNHPPDPVPGVVQVTNRKDPSTAHLPERWAWKDEWYNFNKRVSNVEVLFLADEKSFEGGTEGEYHPLAWKHAFDGGRAFYTALGHLATAYDDPLFQKHILGGIQYAIGQK; from the coding sequence ATGAGCAAAATATTCACCCTTTTACTATTCCTAACCCTTGGATTTTCAATGGCCTGCGTTGCTAAAAGCAGGCCAAAAGTCCTTATTTTTAGTAAAACCCTTCGCTATTACCACGAGTCGATCCCTAATGGCATTCAGGCTATTATGAAACTGGGGAAAGCAAATGGTTTTGATGTGGACACGACGAAAGATGCCGGTTTTTTTACCGATAAAACATTGAAGAAATACGCTGCTGTAATCTGGCTTTCCACGACAGGCGATGTCCTTAATGCAACGCAGCAAGAGGCTTTTGAACGCTACATTCGTGCAGGAGGCGGTTATGTAGGCATTCATTCCGCATCGGCTTCGGAGAAAGAATGGCCGTGGTTTGGCCAGTTAACCGGCGCTGTTTTCGTAAACCACCCGCCCGATCCCGTTCCGGGTGTAGTGCAGGTTACCAACCGGAAAGATCCTTCCACCGCCCATTTGCCCGAGCGGTGGGCGTGGAAGGATGAATGGTATAATTTCAACAAACGCGTCTCTAATGTAGAAGTGCTGTTTTTGGCGGATGAAAAATCCTTTGAAGGCGGCACGGAAGGCGAATATCATCCGCTGGCCTGGAAACATGCATTTGATGGTGGAAGGGCATTTTACACCGCGCTCGGACATTTGGCAACTGCCTACGATGATCCGCTTTTTCAGAAACACATTCTGGGTGGCATTCAATATGCCATTGGTCAGAAGTAA
- a CDS encoding SusC/RagA family TonB-linked outer membrane protein, with protein sequence MKEIFYKALKANVLLGALMLLALNVFAQNARVLTGKVNSAAGAVPGVNILLKGSQTGTTTDANGNFSINIEGPDPVIVASSIGYKSQEVNVGNSSDITILLEDDIATLTEVVVTGYSTENRSQVTGAVSTVKPQQLQVVPSSNVEQQLQGRVSGLTVISNGQPGTSSQVRIRGFGSFGGNQPLYVVDGVPTQSIQFINPNDIESTTVLKDAASASIYGARAAAGVIVLTTKKGQKKAQKLSVSYDGLYGVTNPGKGQDILNPQEQADWTWQARKNDIFQSGGAIGPNSFAGIANGQYGSGSTPVLPDYLLVGGKVGQPASAVNLETERAKYNTNPANGPYYLVMEANKQGTDWYKAITRTAPMTRHTLGFSGGSDFSRYYVSLGMQEQNGIVINNKFSRYTLRTNTEFDLSKKLRFGENIQLAYVGAKGLQGNSGSSLGNSTNNNSSIASDENDILSAFRMAPIVPVYDAFGGYGGTAAPGLGNPRNPLASREAAANNLNRTIYGFGNAYLEYDVIPSLTLRSSIGGTYFNNYSTSSSRSTYENAENIANFSYNEGSGFALAWTFTNTATFKKTFGKHEINALAGVESLNTGAGRNISGSGLNPFSTDPDYVTLSTTTPGTTRQVNSGNSKGNNFYSLFGQAKYIYNDRYIVTAVVRRDGSSQFSPNNRFGVFPAFSAAWRVSSEDFMKNINWISDLKIRGGYGLMGNSNYLSSTNQFNLFASNAANGYDLGATNNTISPGYYTSQIGNQDAKWETSVTSNIGIDGALFNNKLEIVVDFWRKDTRDLLYQLALPGVVGVRASAPFVNVASMRNQGIDLLLSNRGALIGDLNYEVTAIGSFLQNKITAIAPLVPYFTGGGTRLGTPVVRNEVGHTLSEFFGYQVAGLFSSKEEVATAPTQAGAAPGRFRFADLNNDGKINDADRAYLGSPVPKFTGSISLGLSYKGFDINTNIYASLGNKIFNNQRWFTDFYPSFTGGALSTRVKDSWLPDRTDATVPIFESAGNFSTNTQANSYYVEDGSYARMQYLNLGYTLPATALKKIGMSRLRVSLSATNLFTVTKYSGLDPAVGGSSDSAFGIDVGNYPVTRGYNLGLNFGL encoded by the coding sequence ATGAAAGAAATTTTTTACAAAGCACTGAAAGCGAATGTGCTTCTGGGTGCATTGATGCTTTTGGCACTCAATGTCTTTGCACAGAACGCCCGTGTTCTGACTGGCAAGGTTAACAGCGCCGCGGGGGCTGTTCCGGGTGTTAATATCTTGCTTAAAGGTTCACAAACCGGCACTACCACGGATGCTAATGGTAATTTCAGCATCAACATTGAAGGGCCTGATCCCGTGATCGTAGCCTCTTCTATCGGCTACAAATCGCAGGAAGTGAATGTCGGTAACAGCTCTGACATTACCATTTTACTGGAAGATGACATTGCAACATTAACCGAAGTCGTCGTTACAGGTTACTCGACGGAAAACCGCAGCCAGGTTACGGGTGCTGTTTCGACCGTAAAGCCGCAGCAATTGCAGGTTGTGCCTTCTTCCAATGTGGAGCAGCAGTTGCAGGGGCGCGTTTCAGGTCTTACCGTTATTTCAAATGGTCAGCCGGGAACGTCCAGCCAGGTGCGGATCCGGGGATTCGGATCTTTTGGCGGGAATCAGCCGCTGTATGTTGTGGATGGCGTTCCTACGCAGAGCATTCAGTTTATCAATCCTAATGACATTGAATCAACGACTGTATTAAAGGATGCAGCATCTGCTTCTATTTATGGAGCACGTGCTGCGGCTGGTGTCATTGTGCTTACAACTAAAAAAGGGCAGAAGAAGGCGCAGAAGCTGTCAGTTAGCTATGACGGATTGTATGGCGTTACCAATCCTGGCAAAGGCCAGGACATACTCAATCCGCAGGAACAGGCAGACTGGACTTGGCAGGCCAGGAAAAATGACATTTTTCAAAGTGGGGGAGCGATCGGGCCTAACAGCTTTGCAGGCATTGCCAATGGTCAGTATGGCTCCGGGAGTACACCTGTTTTGCCTGACTATCTGCTGGTTGGAGGGAAAGTTGGGCAGCCGGCATCAGCCGTTAACCTGGAAACAGAACGCGCAAAATACAATACTAATCCGGCAAACGGCCCGTATTATCTGGTTATGGAAGCCAACAAGCAAGGTACGGATTGGTACAAAGCCATCACCAGAACAGCACCTATGACGCGCCACACGCTCGGATTTTCAGGCGGCTCGGATTTTAGTCGTTATTATGTGAGTCTGGGCATGCAGGAGCAGAACGGGATTGTGATCAATAATAAATTTTCCCGTTACACATTGCGGACGAATACTGAGTTTGATTTGAGCAAGAAGCTGCGGTTTGGCGAGAACATTCAGTTGGCCTATGTTGGGGCAAAAGGTTTACAGGGCAATTCCGGCAGCTCGCTGGGGAACAGCACCAATAATAATTCGAGTATTGCATCCGACGAGAACGACATCCTCTCGGCATTCAGAATGGCGCCGATCGTGCCGGTTTACGACGCATTCGGCGGATATGGCGGAACGGCAGCTCCGGGTTTAGGTAATCCAAGGAACCCACTGGCCAGCAGAGAAGCCGCTGCTAATAACCTGAACCGGACCATTTACGGTTTTGGTAACGCCTATCTGGAATATGATGTCATTCCATCATTGACATTACGCAGCAGCATTGGCGGCACTTATTTCAACAATTACAGCACGAGCTCTTCACGTTCCACCTATGAAAATGCGGAGAACATTGCCAATTTCAGCTATAACGAAGGATCTGGTTTTGCATTAGCATGGACATTTACCAACACGGCCACATTCAAAAAGACATTCGGCAAGCACGAGATCAATGCGCTCGCCGGCGTCGAATCATTGAACACAGGCGCCGGAAGGAACATCAGCGGATCCGGCCTTAACCCGTTCTCGACCGATCCGGACTACGTGACGCTTAGTACAACCACGCCCGGCACGACGCGTCAGGTTAATAGCGGAAACTCCAAGGGAAATAACTTTTATTCACTTTTTGGTCAGGCCAAATACATTTACAATGACCGCTACATTGTAACCGCAGTCGTTCGCAGAGATGGTTCATCGCAATTCTCACCCAATAACCGTTTCGGCGTTTTTCCCGCATTCTCGGCTGCATGGCGTGTTTCTTCCGAAGATTTCATGAAGAACATCAACTGGATCTCAGACCTGAAAATAAGGGGCGGTTATGGCTTAATGGGGAATTCCAATTACCTGAGCTCAACCAACCAGTTCAATCTTTTCGCTTCCAACGCGGCAAACGGATATGATCTTGGAGCGACAAACAACACCATTTCGCCGGGTTACTACACCAGCCAAATCGGCAACCAGGATGCCAAATGGGAAACCAGCGTCACTTCCAACATTGGGATCGACGGTGCGCTTTTCAATAACAAACTCGAAATCGTGGTGGATTTCTGGCGCAAGGACACGCGTGATTTGCTTTATCAGCTGGCATTGCCGGGCGTTGTGGGTGTAAGGGCCAGCGCGCCATTTGTGAATGTAGCCAGCATGCGTAACCAGGGAATTGATCTTCTGCTTTCGAACCGCGGCGCATTGATCGGCGATCTGAACTATGAAGTGACGGCGATCGGGAGCTTTTTGCAGAATAAAATCACGGCCATTGCGCCACTGGTTCCCTATTTCACAGGCGGCGGAACCCGCTTGGGTACGCCCGTTGTGCGTAATGAGGTGGGTCATACGCTTTCCGAGTTCTTCGGATATCAGGTGGCAGGGCTTTTCAGCAGCAAAGAAGAAGTTGCAACCGCACCTACGCAGGCCGGTGCTGCGCCTGGACGTTTCCGCTTTGCGGACCTTAATAATGATGGTAAGATCAACGACGCTGACCGCGCTTACCTGGGCAGTCCGGTCCCGAAATTTACCGGTAGTATTTCACTCGGATTGTCTTATAAAGGCTTTGATATCAACACCAATATCTACGCTTCTTTGGGTAACAAAATATTTAACAACCAGCGCTGGTTTACAGACTTTTATCCCTCATTTACAGGCGGCGCGCTCAGCACACGCGTGAAAGATTCCTGGCTGCCCGACCGCACCGATGCCACTGTGCCGATCTTCGAAAGTGCCGGGAATTTCAGCACCAACACGCAAGCCAACTCCTACTATGTGGAAGACGGATCTTACGCCAGAATGCAGTATCTGAACCTGGGTTACACATTGCCGGCCACTGCCTTGAAAAAGATCGGCATGAGCCGCTTGCGCGTTTCGCTGTCCGCAACAAATCTCTTTACGGTGACTAAATACTCAGGACTTGACCCGGCCGTGGGTGGCTCGTCTGACTCGGCCTTCGGGATTGACGTGGGCAATTACCCGGTGACGCGCGGCTACAACCTGGGCCTGAATTTCGGCTTGTAA
- a CDS encoding carboxylesterase/lipase family protein: MQNNRRDFLQKFTLSVSALGLGTSSATSAGHVPAPAEDTVKASANSCIVDTASGKVRGYMHKDIVNFKGIPYGASTAGKGRFMPPAKPEPWTGIRDTLTYGPVCPQKPNKGWGMEEYAFLYQWNDGFQGEDCLRLNVWTPAINDSKKRPVLFWMHGGAFFSGSAQEHPSYDGENLARTGDVVVVSVNHRLNAFGFLNLADYSDQFATSGNVGMLDLVAALEWVKENIAGFGGDANNATISGQSGGAAKVTTLMAMPSAKRLFHKAISQSSSTVQVATHAYSSELAKLVLAELKIDKSNIADIQQIPFSHIIQASIAAEQKLGSKFPLDVGRAGWQPVVDGKVIPAHPFDPTVPDYSAQIPMIIGTNRNEASASIGNAAMELLDEDGLKKKLAERFGDKSQTVYDTMRKVHPKAKPVEILSYISPYNPMAYVQAERKALQKAAPVFLYLFAWQTPVFDKRPRAFHCSEIPFVFANTDRCETMTGGGEEARALADRMTKAWINFMKTENPSHSGLPAWPDFVKKPGAMMVFDDKSEVRVNPDGAARQMLERIFYKRDF, encoded by the coding sequence ATGCAAAATAACAGAAGGGATTTTCTGCAAAAATTTACACTCAGCGTCTCTGCATTGGGGCTGGGCACGTCGTCGGCCACGTCGGCCGGCCATGTGCCCGCGCCTGCGGAGGATACTGTGAAAGCTTCGGCAAACAGCTGCATTGTGGATACGGCTTCCGGCAAAGTGCGCGGCTATATGCATAAGGATATTGTCAATTTTAAAGGCATTCCCTACGGCGCTTCCACAGCCGGAAAAGGCCGATTTATGCCGCCAGCCAAACCAGAACCCTGGACTGGCATTCGCGATACATTGACTTACGGACCCGTATGTCCGCAAAAGCCAAATAAAGGGTGGGGCATGGAAGAATATGCTTTTTTATACCAATGGAATGATGGTTTTCAGGGAGAAGATTGCCTGCGGCTGAATGTATGGACGCCTGCGATCAATGATAGTAAAAAGCGGCCGGTGCTGTTCTGGATGCATGGCGGAGCTTTTTTTTCCGGCTCGGCGCAGGAACATCCTTCTTATGACGGTGAAAATCTGGCGCGAACGGGCGATGTCGTTGTCGTTTCTGTGAACCATCGTTTGAATGCATTCGGCTTTCTGAACCTGGCCGATTATAGTGACCAATTTGCAACATCGGGGAATGTGGGCATGCTGGACCTGGTGGCCGCGCTGGAATGGGTGAAAGAAAATATTGCTGGATTTGGCGGTGATGCGAACAATGCTACGATCTCCGGCCAATCCGGGGGAGCAGCAAAAGTGACTACATTAATGGCGATGCCATCTGCGAAACGGCTCTTTCATAAAGCCATTTCTCAAAGCAGTTCCACGGTGCAGGTTGCCACGCATGCTTATTCCTCGGAACTGGCCAAGCTGGTTTTGGCAGAACTCAAAATTGACAAATCCAACATTGCAGACATTCAGCAGATTCCTTTTTCGCATATTATTCAGGCAAGCATTGCGGCCGAGCAAAAGTTAGGAAGCAAGTTTCCGCTGGACGTCGGACGCGCTGGCTGGCAGCCTGTGGTGGATGGCAAAGTCATTCCTGCACATCCGTTTGATCCAACGGTTCCAGATTATTCCGCGCAAATTCCGATGATCATTGGCACCAATCGCAACGAAGCTTCTGCGAGCATTGGCAATGCGGCCATGGAATTGCTGGACGAGGATGGTTTGAAAAAGAAGCTGGCCGAGCGGTTTGGGGATAAATCACAAACGGTTTACGACACCATGCGCAAGGTGCATCCAAAGGCAAAGCCTGTTGAGATTTTATCCTATATATCACCTTATAATCCAATGGCTTATGTGCAAGCCGAGCGAAAAGCATTGCAAAAAGCAGCACCGGTTTTCCTCTATCTTTTTGCGTGGCAAACGCCCGTGTTCGACAAGCGGCCGCGCGCATTTCATTGCAGCGAAATCCCATTCGTTTTTGCCAACACCGATCGCTGCGAAACCATGACGGGAGGGGGAGAAGAAGCGCGTGCACTAGCCGACCGAATGACCAAAGCCTGGATAAATTTCATGAAAACCGAAAATCCGTCACACAGCGGCTTACCAGCCTGGCCGGACTTCGTCAAAAAGCCGGGTGCTATGATGGTTTTTGATGATAAAAGTGAAGTCCGCGTGAACCCGGACGGGGCTGCCAGACAAATGTTAGAGCGGATTTTTTACAAAAGAGATTTTTAG
- a CDS encoding RagB/SusD family nutrient uptake outer membrane protein encodes MTKYINKTWIIMLLLTFVNSACSDKFLEIPATGQLSVTQLNSKAGIEGLLVAAYAETNGRGFRRVTGTSNWLRGSISGGDANKGSNSGDYGDLIPFMTYQLYPSLFDIGQKWNAMYEGISRTNAVLRILPSASADVTDADKQRISAEARFLRAHYYFDLKRIFNMVPFIDETMTYGNGIEKVPNNTDIWPKIEEDLAYAYQNLPATQPLVGRANKWAAASYLAKTYLYQKKYQDAKTLFDEVIANGVTSGGLKYALVANYTDIFNAAKETNSESIFAIQAAANTGSTDNANTDLGLNYPYGSSAPGGCCGYFQPSFELANSFRVNAQGLPLVDGSYNMAANQLKTDQGIISDQPFTPDAGPVDPRLDWSVGRRGIPFLDWGVHPGYSWIRDQSFGGPYSPKKFIHYKSQVKNLSDATASTDTYSAINYNIIRYADVLLMAAEAEIEVGSLSKAQSYVNMVRQRAANKEAWVKTANGQNAANYNVSIYNAAWSDKTAARLAVQFERKLELSGEGHRFFDLVRWGTAQTVLNNFLTYEKTKLPVAYSGGNFTAGRDEYQPIPQTQIDYQGSDILKQNPNY; translated from the coding sequence ATGACAAAATATATCAATAAAACCTGGATCATCATGTTGCTGCTGACATTCGTCAATAGCGCATGTTCCGACAAATTCCTCGAAATCCCGGCCACCGGGCAGCTTTCTGTAACCCAGTTAAATTCAAAAGCAGGCATTGAAGGATTGCTGGTTGCTGCTTATGCAGAAACGAACGGCCGCGGCTTCCGCCGGGTAACGGGCACTTCCAACTGGCTGCGTGGAAGCATTTCCGGTGGTGATGCCAACAAGGGTTCCAATTCGGGTGATTACGGCGATCTGATCCCGTTCATGACTTACCAGCTTTATCCAAGCCTTTTTGATATTGGTCAGAAATGGAATGCCATGTATGAGGGCATCAGCCGTACCAATGCTGTTTTGCGCATTTTGCCCTCTGCCAGTGCGGATGTAACGGACGCTGACAAACAACGCATTTCCGCAGAAGCCCGTTTTCTGCGCGCCCATTATTACTTCGATTTGAAAAGGATCTTTAATATGGTCCCTTTCATTGACGAAACAATGACCTATGGAAATGGCATTGAAAAAGTGCCGAATAACACCGATATCTGGCCCAAAATCGAAGAAGATCTCGCCTATGCTTATCAAAACTTACCCGCAACACAACCGCTGGTAGGTCGTGCCAACAAATGGGCAGCGGCATCTTATCTGGCAAAAACGTATCTCTATCAGAAGAAATACCAGGATGCCAAAACCCTTTTCGACGAGGTGATTGCCAATGGCGTAACGAGCGGAGGGCTTAAATATGCATTGGTAGCAAATTATACCGACATATTTAATGCAGCTAAAGAGACAAATTCCGAATCCATTTTCGCCATTCAGGCCGCTGCAAATACCGGAAGCACCGATAATGCCAACACCGATCTCGGCTTAAATTATCCTTACGGTTCCAGCGCACCGGGCGGCTGCTGCGGTTATTTTCAGCCTAGTTTCGAGCTTGCCAATTCCTTCCGCGTGAATGCGCAGGGATTGCCGCTTGTGGACGGATCTTATAATATGGCTGCAAATCAGTTGAAAACCGATCAGGGCATTATTTCGGATCAGCCTTTTACGCCCGACGCCGGGCCGGTCGATCCACGTCTCGACTGGTCGGTGGGACGCCGGGGCATTCCTTTTCTGGATTGGGGCGTGCATCCGGGTTATTCCTGGATCCGCGACCAGAGCTTCGGCGGGCCTTATTCCCCTAAAAAATTTATTCATTACAAATCCCAGGTTAAAAACCTTTCGGACGCCACAGCCAGCACAGATACTTACTCGGCGATTAATTACAACATTATCCGCTACGCCGATGTGCTCTTAATGGCTGCGGAAGCTGAAATCGAAGTGGGAAGCCTTTCAAAAGCACAAAGCTATGTGAACATGGTCCGCCAAAGAGCTGCCAATAAAGAAGCTTGGGTGAAAACTGCGAATGGTCAAAATGCTGCGAATTATAATGTGTCCATTTACAATGCAGCCTGGTCAGACAAAACTGCTGCCAGACTTGCAGTCCAATTTGAGCGCAAGCTGGAACTATCAGGTGAAGGTCACCGCTTCTTCGACCTCGTTCGCTGGGGAACGGCGCAAACAGTGCTTAATAATTTTTTGACCTACGAAAAAACCAAATTGCCCGTGGCATACAGCGGAGGCAATTTCACAGCTGGCCGGGACGAATACCAGCCCATCCCACAAACCCAGATCGACTACCAGGGAAGCGACATATTGAAACAAAATCCTAATTATTGA